The following proteins are co-located in the Pseudomonas fluorescens genome:
- the ptsP gene encoding phosphoenolpyruvate--protein phosphotransferase gives MTTTQPLELLAPLSGVLLALDQVPDPVFSSRVIGDGLCIDPTSQTLCAPLAGVISNIQDSGHAVSVTDDNGVQVLMHIGLDTVNLAGQGFRRLVQEGQRVEAGQPLIEFDADYVALNARSLLTLMLVVSGEPFTLLAEDGVGVDAGQPLLRLSPGERAQEVIEEEGDARFSKPLTLPNTNGLHARPAAVFAQAAKGFSSSIYLHKQTQSANAKSLVAIMALQTVQGDTLQVSAAGDDAEAAIAALVALLAQGCGEAIAAPAEEVEAVEPVSSATLLRGVCASPGSAFGQVVQVAEPELQIAEEGAGEATEQAVLARGLLAASEALQALQAKAAGSAQAEIFRAHQELLEDPTLLEQAHALLANGKSAAFAWNRATVNTATLFHGLGNALLAERAADLADVGQRVLKLILGVEERAWDLPEQAILIAEQLTPSQTASLDTRKVLGFVTVGGGATSHVAILARALGLPAICGVPVQVLTLANGKQVLLDADKGELHLDPDLAEIEQLQAARHQQVLRRQREVAQAALPATTRDGHHVEVTANVASLQEVEQALSLGGEGVGLLRSEFLYLDRNRAPSPEEQAGTYSAIARALGTERNLVVRTLDVGGDKPLAYVPMESETNPFLGLRGIRLCLERPALLREQFRAILASAGLARLHIMLPMVSLLSELHLARKILQEEALAMGLSELPKLGIMIEVPAAALMADVFAPHVDFFSIGTNDLTQYTLAMDRDHPRLASQADSFHPSVLRLIATTVKAAHAHGKWVGVCGALASEALAVPVLLGLGVDELSVSVPLIPTIKATVRELDLADCQIIARQVLGLEEAAQVREALRLYHAATVETSPVVEH, from the coding sequence ACACCGTGAATCTGGCGGGTCAGGGCTTTCGCCGACTGGTGCAGGAGGGCCAGCGGGTGGAGGCCGGGCAGCCGCTGATTGAGTTCGATGCCGACTACGTGGCGCTCAATGCGCGCAGTTTGCTGACCTTGATGCTGGTGGTCAGTGGCGAACCGTTTACGCTGCTGGCCGAGGACGGCGTTGGGGTGGACGCCGGCCAGCCGCTGTTGCGGTTATCGCCGGGGGAGCGCGCTCAAGAAGTCATTGAGGAGGAGGGCGATGCTCGGTTTTCCAAGCCGCTGACCTTGCCCAATACCAACGGCTTGCACGCCCGCCCTGCGGCGGTCTTTGCCCAGGCGGCGAAAGGCTTCAGTTCCAGCATTTACCTGCACAAGCAAACCCAGAGCGCTAACGCCAAGTCGCTGGTGGCGATCATGGCGCTGCAAACCGTACAGGGCGATACCTTGCAGGTGAGTGCGGCGGGTGACGATGCCGAGGCCGCGATTGCCGCATTGGTCGCGCTGCTGGCGCAAGGGTGTGGCGAGGCGATCGCGGCACCGGCCGAGGAGGTCGAGGCTGTTGAGCCAGTGTCGTCGGCGACCTTGCTGCGGGGCGTATGTGCGTCCCCCGGGTCGGCGTTTGGCCAGGTGGTGCAAGTGGCCGAGCCTGAGCTGCAGATTGCTGAAGAGGGCGCAGGCGAGGCGACCGAACAAGCCGTGTTGGCGCGTGGCCTGCTGGCGGCAAGCGAGGCGCTGCAAGCCTTGCAGGCCAAGGCCGCCGGCAGCGCCCAAGCGGAGATCTTCCGCGCCCATCAGGAGCTGCTTGAGGATCCAACCCTGCTGGAGCAAGCCCATGCCCTGCTGGCCAATGGCAAAAGCGCTGCCTTTGCATGGAACCGCGCCACGGTAAACACCGCCACGTTATTCCACGGTCTGGGCAACGCGCTGCTCGCCGAGCGTGCGGCAGACTTGGCGGATGTCGGCCAGCGCGTGCTTAAACTGATCCTTGGTGTCGAGGAGCGTGCCTGGGACTTGCCTGAGCAAGCCATCCTGATCGCCGAGCAACTGACCCCGTCACAGACCGCCAGCCTGGACACGCGCAAGGTCCTGGGGTTTGTCACGGTCGGCGGCGGCGCGACCAGCCATGTTGCAATCCTCGCCCGGGCACTGGGTCTTCCGGCTATTTGCGGTGTGCCAGTGCAGGTGCTGACGCTGGCCAACGGCAAACAGGTACTGCTCGACGCCGACAAGGGCGAGCTGCACCTGGACCCGGACCTGGCTGAAATTGAACAACTGCAGGCGGCGCGCCATCAGCAGGTGCTGCGCCGTCAACGCGAAGTGGCACAGGCGGCCTTGCCGGCCACCACACGCGATGGTCATCACGTTGAGGTCACGGCTAACGTCGCGTCGTTGCAGGAGGTGGAGCAAGCGCTGAGCCTGGGCGGTGAGGGCGTCGGCCTGCTGCGCTCGGAGTTTCTCTACCTGGACCGCAATCGCGCACCGAGCCCCGAAGAGCAAGCCGGTACATATAGCGCCATCGCCCGCGCCCTGGGCACCGAGCGCAATCTGGTGGTGCGCACGCTGGATGTCGGTGGCGACAAACCATTGGCCTACGTGCCAATGGAGAGCGAAACCAACCCCTTCCTCGGTTTGCGCGGTATTCGCCTGTGCCTGGAACGCCCCGCGTTATTGCGCGAGCAGTTCCGCGCGATCCTTGCGAGTGCCGGGTTGGCGCGGCTGCATATCATGCTGCCGATGGTCAGCCTGCTGTCGGAGCTGCACCTGGCACGCAAAATTCTTCAAGAAGAAGCGCTGGCAATGGGGCTCAGCGAGCTACCGAAGCTGGGGATCATGATCGAAGTGCCTGCTGCCGCGTTGATGGCGGACGTTTTCGCGCCGCATGTGGATTTCTTCTCTATCGGCACCAATGACCTGACCCAATACACACTGGCGATGGACCGCGACCACCCCCGGCTGGCCAGTCAGGCCGACAGTTTTCATCCGTCGGTGCTGCGCTTGATCGCCACCACGGTCAAGGCCGCCCATGCGCATGGCAAGTGGGTTGGCGTGTGCGGCGCGTTGGCGTCGGAAGCGCTGGCGGTGCCGGTGTTGCTGGGACTTGGCGTGGATGAATTGTCGGTGAGCGTACCGCTGATCCCGACCATCAAGGCCACCGTGCGCGAGCTGGACCTGGCCGACTGCCAGATCATCGCCCGCCAGGTGCTGGGCCTGGAAGAAGCGGCCCAAGTGCGCGAGGCGCTGCGCCTCTATCACGCAGCCACTGTTGAAACCTCACCTGTCGTGGAGCACTGA